In one Liolophura sinensis isolate JHLJ2023 chromosome 11, CUHK_Ljap_v2, whole genome shotgun sequence genomic region, the following are encoded:
- the LOC135477491 gene encoding tubulin alpha-1A chain, with protein sequence MRECISVHVGQAGVQMGNACWELYCLEHGIQPDGQMPSDKTIGGGDDSFNTFFSETGAGKHVPRAVFVDLEPTVVDEVRTGTYRQLFHPEQLITGKEDAANNYARGHYTIGKEIVDLVLDRIRKLADQCTGLQGFLIFHSFGGGTGSGFTSLLMERLSVDYGKKSKLEFSIYPAPQVSTAVVEPYNSILTTHTTLEHSDCAFMVDNEAIYDICRRNLDIERPTYTNLNRLIGQIVSSITASLRFDGALNVDLTEFQTNLVPYPRIHFPLATYAPVISAEKAYHEQLSVAEVTNACFEPANQLVKCDPRHGKYMACCMLYRGDVVPKDVNAAIATIKTKRTIQFVDWCPTGFKVGINYQPPTVVPGGDLAKVQRAVCMLSNTTAIAEAWARLDHKFDLMYAKRAFVHWYVGEGMEEGEFSEAREDLAALEKDYEEVGVDSVEQEGEEEGDEY encoded by the exons atg cgAGAGTGTATCAGTGTCCATGTTGGCCAAGCTGGTGTCCAGATGGGCAATGCCTGCTGGGAGTTGTACTGTTTGGAGCATGGAATCCAGCCTGATGGTCAGATGCCCTCTGACAAGACTATTGGTGGTGGAGATGACTCCTTCAATACATTCTTCAGTGAGACGGGGGCTGGAAAACACGTTCCAAGAGCTGTTTTTGTTGACTTGGAGCCCACTGTTGTTG ATGAGGTCCGCACTGGAACCTACAGACAACTCTTCCACCCTGAGCAGCTGATCACTGGCAAAGAAGATGCTGCAAACAATTACGCTCGTGGTCATTACACCATTGGTAAGGAGATTGTTGACCTAGTCCTGGACCGTATTCGCAAGCTGGCTGACCAGTGCACTGGTCTGCAGGGATTCCTGATCTTCCACAGTTTCGGTGGTGGCACTGGATCTGGATTTACCTCGCTTCTCATGGAGCGACTGAGTGTGGATTATGGCAAGAAGTCCAAGCTGGAATTCTCTATCTACCCAGCTCCGCAAGTGTCTACTGCTGTTGTGGAACCCTACAACTCCATTCTGACCACCCATACAACACTGGAGCACTCCGACTGCGCCTTTATGGTGGACAATGAGGCCATCTATGACATCTGCCGCAGAAACTTGGATATTGAGCGACCCACCTACACCAACCTGAATCGCCTGATTGGTCAGATTGTTAGCTCCATCACTGCCTCCCTGAGATTTGATGGTGCCCTCAACGTCGACTTGACCGAGTTCCAGACCAACTTGGTGCCTTACCCACGTATTCACTTCCCACTGGCCACATATGCTCCCGTCATCTCTGCTGAGAAGGCCTACCATGAGCAGTTGTCTGTGGCCGAAGTTACCAATGCCTGCTTCGAGCCTGCCAACCAGCTGGTAAAATGTGATCCACGCCACGGCAAATATATGGCCTGCTGTATGCTGTACAGAGGTGATGTCGTCCCTAAGGATGTAAATGCTGCCATTGCCACAATCAAGACCAAGAGAACCATCCAGTTCGTCGACTGGTGCCCCACTGGTTTCAAGGTCGGCATTAACTACCAGCCACCAACCGTTGTCCCTGGAGGTGACTTGGCCAAGGTCCAGCGCGCTGTCTGCATGTTGAGCAACACCACTGCCATTGCTGAGGCCTGGGCTCGTCTTGACCACAAATTTGATCTAATGTACGCCAAGCGTGCCTTTGTCCACTGGTACGTAGGAGAGGGTATGGAGGAGGGAGAGTTCTCCGAGGCCCGTGAGGATTTGGCTGCTCTGGAGAAGGACTACGAGGAAGTCGGCGTCGACTCCGTGGAACAGGAGGGAGAAGAGGAGGGTGACGAGTATTAA